The genomic segment CGCGCCCCCGCCGCCGAGCTGGGCGTGCGCCTGGAGGACGGCGGGCTGGTCCTGCCGGGCCGCGAGGCGCTGATGAGCCGTCATCACGTGGCGCTGGTGGGCCGCCGCCTCCAGAGCCTGCACGGGCGGCTGCGGACCGAGCTGAGTTTCGACCCGCGTGACTTCCAGCAGATGGCGGGCGTGTGCGCGTACTACGACAGCCGCAACTGGGTGTACGCGCGCGTCAGCCGGGACGAGGCGGCGGGCCGCGCGCTGAACGTCACGAGCTGCGAGAACGGCGCGTACCGCGAGCACCTGCTGGCCGACGTGCCGCTGGGCGACGTTGGCCGCGTGGGGCTGGAGGTCCGCTACAGCGGCGACACCTTCGGCTTCGCGTATCAGGTGGCGGGCGGCGGGTGGACGCCGGTCGGGCCGGACTTCCGCGCGGGCCTGCTGAGCGACGAGCACTGCGGCGGCCTGAGTTTCACCGGGACGTTCCTGGCCCTGACCTGCCAGGACCTCAGCGGCGAGCGCCGCGAGGCGACCTTCCACTGGGCCGAGTCCACCGAGGGGGAACAAGAATGAACAGACCCGTCCTGACCCTGCTGACGGCTGCGCTGGCCGCGCACGCGGGCGCCCTGACCAGTCAGGCGGCGGCCGAGGCGCAGGCCCGCACGATCCTGCCCCGCCTGACCCTGGACGACAAGATCGGGCAGCTCAGCATGGCGCACGTGTTCCGCTTCACGGAGGGAGGCCGCAGCGCGCCCATCCGCGCGGACGCGGACGCCACCTTCCGCACCCTGCGGCCCGGCACGCTCCTGAACGGCGGCGGGGACGCGCCGCAACCGAACACGCCGCGCGGCTGGGCGGACTTCCTGGCCCGCCTGGACACGCTGGGCCGCGCGAATAACCCCCAGGGCCTCCCGGCGGTGTTCGGCACGGACGCGGTGCACGGCGTGAACAACGTCCCCGCCGCGACTCTCTACCCGCACAACCTGGGCCTGGGCGCGGCGTTCGACCCGGCCCTGACGCGCGAGGTGGCCCTCGCGACCGCCCAGGACCTGCGCGCCCTGAACATGGGCTGGACGTTCGCACCCGTCGCGGACGTGGGCCGTGACCCCCGCTGGGGCCGCTACTACGAGACGTTCGGGGAGTCCCCGTGGCTGGTCGCGGATCAGGTGGAGGCCAGCGTGGACGGCCTGCAGTCCGGTGGCGTGGCCGCCACCCTGAAGCACTTCGCGGGGTACGGGCTGCCCAGCCTGGGCATGGACCGCGCGAACGCCGAGATCAGCGCCCGCGCGATGCATGAGGTGTTCCTGCCGCCCTTCCGCGCGGGTATCCGCGCCGGGGCGCTGAGCGTCATGGCGAACAGTGGGAGCGTGAACGGCGTGCCCGTGCACGCCTCGCGCACGCTGCTGACGGACCTGCTGCGCAGCGAACTGGGCTTCCAGGGCCTGCTCGTCAGCGACTGGAACGACATCGAACGGCTGATCACGACCTACCGCACCCACACCGATCTGGTGCGGGCGGCGGCGGCCAGCGTGAACGCGGGCATCGACGTGTACATGGTGCCGAACAGCGTCGAGGCGTACCAGGGTGCCCTGAAGGAGGCCGTGCAGAGCGGACTGGTCAGCGAGGCCCGCCTGGACGAGGCGACCCTGCGCGTCCTGACCTTCAAGGCCCGCCTGGGCCTGCTGGACGCCCCACTGACCGGCAGTGGCGTGCTGAACGATCACCGCGACCTCGCCCGGCGCGCGGCGGCGGCGACGCTGACGCTGCTGGAGAACCCGGCGGACACCCTCCCGATCCGCAGGGGGCGCGTGCTCGTCACCGGCCCCGCGATGGACAGCGCCGCCATTCAGCTGGGCGGCTGGAGCGTGAACTGGCAGGGCGTCGGGAAGGGCAACGTGCCGGACGTGCCGAAGGTCGCCACGCTGGCCCCCGCGCTGAAGGCGGCGGCCCCGGCGGGCGTGACCGTCAGCGCCCTGCCCGAGACCAAGCGCCCGCAACTCCTGACCGCCGCAAAGGGCGCGGACGTGATCGTCGTCGCGGTCGGCGAGGCGCCCGGCGCGGAATCCCAGGCGAACAACCCCCACCTGAGCCTGCCGGACGGGCAGATCACGCTGCTGCGCGACCTGCTCGCCACCGGGAAACCCGTCGTGGCGGTCCTGATGGCCGGGCGGCCTCTGATCCTCCCCAGTGACGTGCAGTCGCGCCTGTCGGGACTGGTCATGGCGTACCTGCCGGGCACACAGGGCGGCGCGGCCCTGGCCGACGCGCTGTACGGCCGCGCGGGCTTCCCGGGCCGCCTGCCGTTCACGTGGCCGGACAGCCTGACGCAGGTGGGCCTCTGGAGCGACCGCCCCGCCGAGGGCGCCGGCGAGACGCCGCTGCCGCTGTACCCGCTCGGGTACGGGCTGGACTACACGACCAGCGTCGCCCGCGACCTGACCGTCACGCCCGGCCCGGACGGCGTGACCGCGCAGGCCACCCTGACGAACACCGGCGAGCGGGCAGGCACCGTGACGGTCCTGCTGCGCGCCAGCCTGCCCGCCAGCGGCGCCCTTCAGGCCACCTCGCGCCCGGTCGGGGTGCTGCGCGCGGTGCTCAAGCCCGGCGAGAGTCGCGCCGTGCAGGTCACCGTGCCCCACGAACGCCTGAGCAGCTGGGTCGGGGACGCCTACGGCCCCGGCGCGTGGCAGCTCCTGCCCGGGCAGTACACCCTGAACGCCGGGGACGGGAAGGCCACCCTCAGCCTGCCGTGAACGCGCACGGGAATCACACCAGAGTTCATCTCGCTTGTCCTGCTCAGAAATGTTGATCAGCTCGTTACGCAGTATGGGTTCCATGGCCGCGAGAAACCATCTTCGTAACTATCCTGTACAGAAGATGGAAATACGCGATACGAGCTACACGATGACGTCCTCTGCCCATTACCGGGTGGTGGCTGACTTTGAAACGGTCGACGTCCATCGGGGTGATCAAAGCTGGACGGTAGGCCGGTTCTACGGCTCTCCAGAGGCTGCCCTCATCACCTGGGATGAGGAATGGGCCGTCATCGTTGGCGACGGCGTCTTGCTCGTCCATCTACCCTCACTTCCAGATCTCCCACAAGATGAAATTCGCTTGGACACCGCACATTCCCTCGCAGGGAAACTCGCGTCGACGATGGCACAGCAGCCACGCCCCTGCCTTACGCGTGTATTGACTGGCGGCCCGGGGTTCCTCCGTTGGGAGGAAACAGCGTTCGAGATGGTGTACAGGGTGGATACCCATATCATTCGCTTGATTGCCGATCCATGGAGTAGGGACGGCGGAATCTACCAGATTGATCTGACGACATTCGACATCGTACGACTGCTTCCACATGACTCGTCAGAAGAAGATGACTGAATCGGACACTGGTCTCTCTGTCCAGTTGAAATACGTTTCGACTTAAGGGCGGGTCTAACCTGGGACCTGACGAAGACGACACCCAGGCGATCCGGGGGCCGCCTCCGTTTACCGGTTCAGGAGCGCGGCGCGTACCTGCGGCCATTCGGGGGCGATGATCGAGTACATGACGGTGTCGCGCTGGGTGCCGTCCGGGCGGGGCATGTGCTGGCGCAGGACGCCCTCGCGGGTCGCGCCGAGGCCCTCGATGGCGCGCTGGCTGCGGGTGTTCAGGATGTCGGTCTTGATCTCCACGCGCAGGATGCCCATCTCGCCGAAGGCGTGGTCGAGGAGCAGGCGTTTGAAGGTGCGGTTCGCGGGCGTGCGCATGAACGCCGGGGCCAGCCAGGTGCTGCCGATCTCCAGGCGGCGCTGCTTCGGGCGCATCTCCATGAAGCGCGTCGCTCCGGCCAGTTCACCGTTCACGAGGTTCACGAAGGGCATCTGGTCGTCCGCGTCCAGCGCGCCAGTGTAGTAGCGCTCATGGGTGGGAAACGTGCCCATCCGCGCGTACTCGGCCCCGTGCGCGGCGGCCAGCGCCAGCAGCGGCGCGGTGTCCGCGTCGGTCAGGGGGCGCAGCGTGTACGGGCCGTCTGCCAGGGTGAGGTCGTGGCGCATGGCGTCACTGTACGGGGTGGATGGTGAGTCGGGTTGCCTTTGTCCATCTACTCTGTTATGCTATTTACGTAAGAAGGTCGTTCTTTTTCAGGAGGGAATCATGCTGTACCGCCACGGAGACGTTCTCGTTCAGCGCGTCGAGACGCTGCCCCCCGCCCACCCCCGCCCCGGTGCCGTGCTCGCCCGCGGCGAGGTCACCGGCCACAGCCACCGCTTCCGCGACCCGGCCCAGGTGCAGCTGTACACCGCCGGACCCGACACCTTCGTGCAGGTGCTGGCCGACGCGGCCGACCTGATCCACGAGGAACACGCCACCATTCCACTGCCGCG from the Deinococcus sedimenti genome contains:
- a CDS encoding glycoside hydrolase family 3 protein produces the protein MNRPVLTLLTAALAAHAGALTSQAAAEAQARTILPRLTLDDKIGQLSMAHVFRFTEGGRSAPIRADADATFRTLRPGTLLNGGGDAPQPNTPRGWADFLARLDTLGRANNPQGLPAVFGTDAVHGVNNVPAATLYPHNLGLGAAFDPALTREVALATAQDLRALNMGWTFAPVADVGRDPRWGRYYETFGESPWLVADQVEASVDGLQSGGVAATLKHFAGYGLPSLGMDRANAEISARAMHEVFLPPFRAGIRAGALSVMANSGSVNGVPVHASRTLLTDLLRSELGFQGLLVSDWNDIERLITTYRTHTDLVRAAAASVNAGIDVYMVPNSVEAYQGALKEAVQSGLVSEARLDEATLRVLTFKARLGLLDAPLTGSGVLNDHRDLARRAAAATLTLLENPADTLPIRRGRVLVTGPAMDSAAIQLGGWSVNWQGVGKGNVPDVPKVATLAPALKAAAPAGVTVSALPETKRPQLLTAAKGADVIVVAVGEAPGAESQANNPHLSLPDGQITLLRDLLATGKPVVAVLMAGRPLILPSDVQSRLSGLVMAYLPGTQGGAALADALYGRAGFPGRLPFTWPDSLTQVGLWSDRPAEGAGETPLPLYPLGYGLDYTTSVARDLTVTPGPDGVTAQATLTNTGERAGTVTVLLRASLPASGALQATSRPVGVLRAVLKPGESRAVQVTVPHERLSSWVGDAYGPGAWQLLPGQYTLNAGDGKATLSLP
- a CDS encoding GNAT family N-acetyltransferase, with translation MRHDLTLADGPYTLRPLTDADTAPLLALAAAHGAEYARMGTFPTHERYYTGALDADDQMPFVNLVNGELAGATRFMEMRPKQRRLEIGSTWLAPAFMRTPANRTFKRLLLDHAFGEMGILRVEIKTDILNTRSQRAIEGLGATREGVLRQHMPRPDGTQRDTVMYSIIAPEWPQVRAALLNR